In one Nitrososphaera viennensis EN76 genomic region, the following are encoded:
- a CDS encoding DUF5615 family PIN-like protein, with protein MMRFLADAMLGSVARKLRIFGFDTLYVPDTSDNEILRLAAEQGRIILTADKELFKRMMKRGAQGVLVDGASDLDDMAHIFEKLGISADLSRMGSRCTSCNGALAQKRPDEVGGLVPATVLARHEGFWQCADCQKVYWDGGHLGRIRAFARTLEDRLADSSSTSSSSSSSKG; from the coding sequence ATGATGAGGTTCCTTGCGGACGCGATGCTTGGAAGCGTCGCCCGCAAGCTGCGCATTTTCGGCTTTGACACGCTGTACGTGCCGGACACAAGCGACAACGAGATCCTGCGCCTCGCAGCCGAGCAGGGCAGGATAATCCTCACCGCCGACAAGGAGCTGTTCAAGCGCATGATGAAGCGGGGAGCGCAGGGCGTGCTCGTGGACGGCGCAAGCGACCTTGACGACATGGCGCACATTTTTGAAAAGCTGGGCATTTCCGCGGACCTTTCCAGGATGGGGTCAAGGTGCACCTCATGCAACGGCGCGCTCGCACAGAAAAGGCCGGATGAGGTGGGCGGGCTGGTGCCGGCGACCGTCCTTGCCCGGCACGAGGGGTTCTGGCAGTGCGCAGACTGCCAGAAGGTGTACTGGGACGGAGGCCACCTCGGGCGCATAAGGGCCTTTGCCAGGACTCTTGAAGACCGCCTGGCCGACTCGTCATCAACATCGTCGTCGTCATCATCATCAAAAGGTTAA
- the pyrI gene encoding aspartate carbamoyltransferase regulatory subunit, whose translation MSEASQLLVRRIKDGTVIDHIESGKALLVLTALAITGREGNVVTVALNVPSSKHGKKDIIKVENRYLETSETNKLALIAPRATINIIKDYKLVEKRKIQLPDSISGIFKCPNLKCITNSGEEIRSKIDVIDKEKLVLKCRYCARVISVDELVF comes from the coding sequence ATGTCCGAGGCAAGCCAGCTCCTCGTCCGCAGGATAAAGGACGGGACCGTCATCGACCACATCGAAAGCGGCAAGGCTCTCCTTGTTCTCACCGCGCTTGCAATCACCGGCAGGGAGGGAAACGTGGTGACCGTGGCGCTGAACGTCCCTTCAAGCAAGCACGGCAAGAAGGACATCATCAAGGTCGAGAATCGCTACCTTGAGACAAGCGAGACCAACAAGCTCGCCCTCATCGCGCCAAGGGCGACCATCAATATCATCAAAGACTACAAGCTGGTGGAAAAGCGCAAGATCCAGCTCCCTGATTCCATCTCCGGCATCTTCAAGTGCCCCAACCTGAAATGCATAACAAACTCGGGCGAGGAAATAAGGTCCAAGATCGACGTCATCGACAAGGAAAAGCTGGTGCTGAAATGCCGCTACTGCGCCCGGGTCATCTCTGTCGACGAATTGGTGTTCTGA
- the rqcH gene encoding ribosome rescue protein RqcH — protein sequence MELSGVELRYLVNEIGARVTSGHYISAVNAVTKDSLLLRLHHPTQEDIMLVLSTRGIWITKLKFKPVEDNSLERAAIAELERARVESVEQAGSERIATLRLRRLDGQARIVVCEFFGDGNIIICDGKMQILAILRPIEVRHRTLKVGLRYAFPPQRGVDVFALSLGQMLALRNEAKKNNLDVLRWIGRGLSMPRKFVEEVAKRAGIEPSRQAGQLADEEVGRVFSTIKSLVDDISAGRNHEPVVIMQEGKPVDALPVVTEEAQKLETKKAPTYMEALDEVLSNEILDIGRSSRTVEIDRQIAVLEHDLAEQNKAKEEVLQKAAAIRKLAGELMAISYSGPSDDAIRGVLAANSASVVAEKGVKYVQVAGENIEIQQNLAKLGSMLFARAKEMERGNASIEEARAKILAQIEKLRGQTAAIHKKMVVQKQAAKEWYERYRWFVTSDGLLAIGGRDASSNSALVRKHLTEDDIVFHAEVHGSPFFIVKNAAAPAREGKVEQSLAQVAQATVSFSRAWKDGLSSADAYWVFPEQIKKGAPTGQFLPRGSFVIEGKRSYVKGVEVRLAIGIALVNEKEALVCGPEEAVKKRSLVYAVLLQGGLDPMNAAKKAKAALVSAAGDEDDLAETIKRISLDDFVRALPTGQSKISFAAKGGGAGSSSKSN from the coding sequence ATGGAGCTTTCCGGGGTCGAGCTGCGCTACCTTGTAAACGAGATAGGCGCCAGGGTGACCTCCGGGCACTACATCTCGGCGGTAAACGCAGTGACCAAGGACTCGCTCCTTTTGCGCCTCCACCACCCGACGCAGGAAGACATCATGCTGGTACTGTCGACAAGGGGCATCTGGATTACAAAACTAAAGTTCAAGCCGGTGGAGGACAATTCGCTAGAGCGGGCGGCCATAGCGGAGCTGGAGCGAGCTCGCGTGGAATCGGTGGAGCAGGCCGGGAGCGAGCGCATCGCCACGTTAAGGCTGCGCCGGCTGGATGGGCAGGCGCGGATTGTGGTGTGCGAGTTTTTTGGCGACGGCAACATCATAATCTGCGACGGCAAGATGCAGATACTTGCCATACTGCGGCCGATAGAGGTGCGCCACCGCACGCTCAAGGTCGGCCTGAGGTACGCGTTTCCTCCGCAGAGGGGAGTCGACGTCTTTGCGCTGTCGCTTGGGCAGATGCTTGCGCTGCGCAACGAAGCGAAAAAAAACAACCTGGACGTTCTGCGCTGGATAGGCAGGGGGCTTTCGATGCCCCGGAAATTCGTGGAGGAGGTTGCCAAGAGGGCAGGCATCGAGCCGTCAAGGCAGGCAGGCCAGCTGGCAGACGAGGAGGTGGGCAGGGTATTTTCCACGATAAAGTCGCTTGTCGACGACATCAGCGCGGGCAGGAACCACGAGCCGGTGGTCATCATGCAAGAGGGCAAGCCTGTGGACGCGCTCCCGGTAGTCACAGAAGAGGCCCAAAAACTGGAGACAAAAAAGGCGCCCACCTACATGGAGGCGCTTGACGAAGTGCTCAGCAACGAGATACTGGACATCGGCCGCAGCTCAAGGACCGTGGAAATAGACAGGCAGATAGCCGTGCTGGAGCACGACCTTGCGGAGCAGAACAAGGCCAAGGAGGAAGTGCTGCAAAAAGCGGCGGCAATCCGCAAGCTCGCCGGCGAATTGATGGCGATTTCATATTCAGGCCCAAGCGACGACGCGATCAGGGGCGTGCTTGCGGCAAACTCGGCGTCGGTTGTGGCAGAAAAGGGCGTGAAATACGTGCAGGTGGCCGGCGAAAACATCGAGATCCAGCAGAACCTTGCAAAACTGGGCTCGATGCTTTTTGCCCGCGCAAAAGAGATGGAGCGGGGCAACGCCTCGATAGAGGAGGCCCGCGCAAAGATCCTCGCGCAGATAGAGAAGCTGCGCGGCCAGACCGCGGCCATCCACAAAAAGATGGTGGTGCAAAAGCAGGCCGCAAAGGAATGGTACGAGCGCTACCGGTGGTTTGTGACAAGCGACGGCCTGCTTGCGATAGGAGGGCGCGACGCGTCGTCCAACTCGGCCCTCGTGCGCAAGCACCTGACGGAAGACGACATTGTCTTTCACGCCGAGGTGCACGGCTCGCCGTTTTTCATCGTGAAAAATGCCGCGGCCCCTGCAAGGGAAGGCAAGGTGGAGCAGTCCCTTGCGCAGGTCGCGCAGGCAACCGTGTCGTTCAGCAGGGCGTGGAAGGACGGCCTGTCAAGCGCCGACGCCTACTGGGTCTTTCCCGAGCAGATAAAGAAGGGCGCGCCCACGGGCCAGTTCCTGCCCCGGGGCTCGTTCGTGATAGAGGGCAAGCGCAGTTATGTCAAGGGCGTCGAGGTTCGCCTTGCGATCGGCATCGCGCTCGTGAACGAAAAGGAGGCGCTGGTGTGCGGGCCGGAAGAGGCCGTGAAAAAGAGGTCGCTTGTGTACGCGGTCCTCCTGCAGGGCGGGCTTGACCCGATGAACGCGGCCAAGAAGGCCAAGGCCGCGCTCGTGTCTGCCGCCGGTGATGAGGATGATCTTGCAGAGACGATAAAGCGCATCAGCCTCGACGACTTTGTCCGCGCCCTTCCAACAGGCCAGTCCAAGATCTCCTTTGCTGCCAAGGGTGGCGGCGCAGGCAGTAGCAGCAAAAGTAATTAA
- a CDS encoding CBS domain-containing protein: MVKKPVREHADANMTTRVIVRDIMNSPVISASPHDTVRDVAKKMKSENIGSIIIMDKDKPVGLVTDYDIVTQGVAKDAKPSALKASDVMRELHTIESEESITEAARLLRKHGIKRLGVVYKGRLVGIISASDVIAVTPDLVDVVSEKAGIIRGELGRPAGKVSGYCDECGEWSDLLQYDEGTFICEVCRGEATPTPESA; encoded by the coding sequence GTGGTAAAAAAGCCAGTCAGGGAGCACGCCGACGCAAACATGACTACTCGCGTGATCGTCCGCGACATCATGAACAGTCCTGTCATCAGCGCATCCCCGCATGACACTGTCCGCGACGTCGCAAAAAAGATGAAGTCAGAAAATATAGGAAGCATCATAATAATGGACAAGGACAAGCCGGTGGGGCTGGTCACCGACTATGACATCGTGACGCAGGGGGTTGCAAAAGATGCCAAGCCGAGCGCGCTCAAGGCAAGCGACGTGATGCGGGAACTGCACACCATTGAAAGCGAGGAGAGCATCACCGAGGCCGCGCGCCTCTTGCGCAAGCACGGCATCAAGCGCCTGGGCGTCGTCTACAAGGGCCGCCTTGTCGGCATCATTTCCGCTTCTGACGTTATTGCCGTGACCCCGGACCTCGTCGACGTGGTGTCGGAAAAAGCCGGGATCATCAGGGGCGAGCTTGGGAGGCCGGCGGGCAAGGTGTCCGGCTATTGCGACGAATGCGGCGAGTGGTCCGACCTCCTGCAGTACGACGAGGGGACCTTCATCTGCGAGGTATGCCGCGGCGAGGCCACGCCCACCCCCGAATCTGCATAA
- a CDS encoding V-type ATP synthase subunit E, giving the protein MISQIDSAYQESLKNLEASRSKLDAERARIIESAKKQAENLKRQIVGSSRLSARNKELLMIETDVNEAFERAKAWLASSSKDDSYRSLLARVVEESIPSVGSDDVIVECNKNDAEQVKKIVADLSKKNPKLKARVSDQPINAIGGVRVKSADGTMSFDNTLDSRIERLKPLIRKNIARMLRGEAGEE; this is encoded by the coding sequence TTGATCTCGCAAATTGATTCGGCTTACCAGGAATCGCTGAAGAACCTCGAGGCTTCAAGGAGCAAGCTTGACGCCGAGCGCGCAAGGATAATCGAGTCTGCCAAGAAACAGGCCGAGAACCTGAAGCGCCAGATAGTGGGCTCCAGCAGGCTGTCGGCGCGCAACAAGGAGCTCCTCATGATAGAAACCGACGTGAACGAAGCATTTGAGCGCGCCAAGGCGTGGCTTGCCTCGTCCAGCAAGGACGACTCTTACAGGTCGCTTCTGGCCCGGGTGGTCGAGGAGAGCATCCCCTCCGTCGGCTCTGACGACGTAATAGTCGAGTGCAACAAGAACGACGCCGAGCAGGTGAAAAAAATAGTCGCAGACCTGTCAAAAAAGAACCCGAAACTGAAGGCAAGGGTCTCTGACCAGCCGATAAACGCAATCGGCGGCGTCCGCGTGAAATCGGCAGACGGCACGATGTCGTTTGACAACACGCTTGACTCGAGGATCGAGCGACTCAAACCTTTAATAAGGAAAAATATTGCACGAATGCTGAGAGGAGAGGCAGGAGAGGAATAA
- a CDS encoding MBL fold metallo-hydrolase, translated as MMNESGNAMFFVRINGVLPDVSGAAAGEGGGAHTSISVFSGGFHLLVDAGDGVADSVKKGASDLGYKEEPDAILVTHGRREHVSDLASFSGKIFCTSECAGQIAKELPQVDKSRFATVVVPGQPFEAGPFSIVPVAADNAGDSPGFPGSVIYVIRAGDRKVIAGWDFISLQNASADLMWNPDLAVLGTETYNDHPSTGIISVTQAYHLVKTWNAKDCYVLHYSGEKDKEDAKNQWHRGPAGPLSPEELQKTVDSYLRMAGQDNKISIKVARQGMVWRPAAGTTVESAAEDDDSSPVGNKIEIEALEKYVFGIEKMPGNRLMFVLEDSISRQESEFVNPRRKDSDGSSLHADAIKSMMMKGPELDLTISGTTVKTSIIKGKKPLFAGDIRVSERDAKKLSRYIRENF; from the coding sequence ATGATGAACGAGAGTGGAAATGCCATGTTCTTTGTGCGGATAAACGGCGTGCTGCCCGACGTCAGCGGGGCAGCAGCAGGGGAAGGAGGAGGAGCGCACACCTCGATCTCGGTTTTTTCAGGCGGCTTTCACCTATTGGTTGACGCCGGCGATGGGGTGGCTGACAGCGTAAAAAAGGGCGCGTCGGATCTCGGCTACAAAGAAGAGCCTGACGCAATACTGGTGACGCACGGCAGGCGGGAGCACGTAAGCGACCTTGCCTCTTTTTCCGGCAAGATATTCTGCACGAGCGAATGCGCAGGCCAGATTGCAAAAGAACTGCCGCAGGTCGACAAGTCGCGCTTTGCGACTGTTGTTGTCCCCGGCCAGCCTTTTGAGGCAGGCCCGTTTTCCATAGTGCCGGTGGCGGCAGACAACGCCGGCGACAGCCCGGGTTTTCCCGGCTCTGTCATCTATGTGATCAGGGCCGGCGACAGGAAGGTAATTGCAGGATGGGACTTTATCAGCCTGCAAAACGCCAGCGCCGACCTGATGTGGAACCCGGACCTTGCAGTGCTTGGCACGGAGACGTACAACGATCACCCCTCTACAGGGATCATCTCTGTCACGCAGGCGTACCACCTGGTCAAGACCTGGAACGCCAAGGACTGCTACGTCCTCCACTACAGCGGCGAAAAGGACAAGGAAGACGCCAAGAACCAGTGGCACCGCGGGCCGGCAGGGCCGCTGTCCCCGGAGGAGCTGCAAAAGACAGTAGACAGCTATTTGCGCATGGCAGGGCAGGATAACAAAATCAGCATCAAAGTCGCGCGGCAGGGGATGGTGTGGAGGCCCGCTGCTGGTACTACCGTCGAAAGCGCGGCGGAAGATGACGACAGCAGCCCTGTTGGAAACAAGATCGAGATCGAGGCGCTGGAGAAATACGTGTTTGGCATTGAAAAAATGCCTGGCAACAGGCTGATGTTCGTGCTGGAAGACAGCATAAGCAGGCAGGAAAGCGAGTTTGTCAACCCAAGACGCAAGGACAGCGACGGCAGCTCGCTGCATGCAGACGCGATAAAGAGCATGATGATGAAGGGGCCCGAGCTGGACCTGACGATATCCGGCACGACCGTGAAGACGAGCATCATAAAGGGCAAAAAGCCGTTGTTTGCCGGCGACATACGCGTGAGCGAGCGCGACGCGAAAAAGCTGTCAAGGTACATCCGGGAGAATTTCTAG